The Chlorocebus sabaeus isolate Y175 chromosome 9, mChlSab1.0.hap1, whole genome shotgun sequence genome includes a window with the following:
- the ZEB1 gene encoding zinc finger E-box-binding homeobox 1 isoform X7: protein MTSHKSGRDQRHVTQSGCNRKFKCTECGKAFKYKHHLKEHLRIHSGEKPYECPNCKKRFSHSGSYSSHISSKKCISLIPVNGRPRTGLKTSQCSSPSLSASPGSPTRPQIRQKIENKPLQEQLSVNQIKTEPVDYEFKPIVVASGINCSTPLQNGVFTGGGPLQATSSPQGVVQAVVLPTVGLVSPISINLSDIQNVLKVAVDGNVIRQVLENNQANLASKEQETINASPIQQSGHSVISAISLPLVDQDGTTKIIINYSLEQPSQLQVVPQNLKKENPVATNSCKSEKLPEDLTVKSEKDKSFEAGVNDSTCLLCDDCPGDINALPELKHYDLKQPTQPPPLPAAEAEKPESSVSSATGDGNLSPSQPPLKNLLSLLKAYYALNAQPSAEELSKIADSVNLPLDVVKKWFEKMQAGQISVQSSEPSSPEPGKVNIPAKNNDQPQSANANEPQDSTVNLQSPLKMTNSPVLPVGSTTNGSRSSTPSPSPLNLSSSRNTQGYLYTAEGAQEEPQVEPLDLSLPKQQGELLERSTITSVYQNSVYSVQEEPLNLSCAKKEPQKDSCVTDSEPVVNVIPPSANPINIAIPTVTAQLPTIVAIADQNSVPCLRALAANKQTILIPQVAYTYSTTVSPAVQEPPLKVIQPNGNQDERQDTSSEGVSNVEDQNDSDSTPPKKKMRKTENGMYACDLCDKIFQKSSSLLRHKYEHTGKRPHECGICKKAFKHKHHLIEHMRLHSGEKPYQCDKCGKRFSHSGSYSQHMNHRYSYCKREAEERDSTEQEEAGPEILSNEHVGARASPSQGDSDERESLTREDDEDSEKEEEEEDKEMEELQEEKECEKPQGDEEEEEEEEEVEEEEVEDAENEGEAAKPEGLMKDDRAESQASSLGQKVSESSEQVSEEKTNEA, encoded by the exons gagAGAAGCCATATGAATGCCCAAACTGCAAGAAACGCTTTTCCCATTCTGGCTCCTATAGCTCACACATAAGCAGTAAGAAATGTATCAGCTTGATACCTGTGAATGGGCGACCAAGAACAGGACTCAAGACATCTCAGTGTTCTTCACCGTCTCTTTCAGCGTCACCAGGCAGTCCCACACGACCACAGATACGGCAAAAGATAGAGAATAAACCCCTTCAGGAACAGCTTTCTGTTAACCAAATTAAAACTGAACCTGTGGATTATGAATTCAAACCCATAGTGGTTGCTTCAGGAATCAACTGTTCAACCCCTTTACAAAATGGGGTTTTCACTGGTGGTGGCCCATTACAGGCAACCAGTTCTCCTCAGGGCGTGGTGCAAGCTGTTGTTCTGCCAACAGTTGGTTTGGTGTCTCCCATAAGTATCAATTTAAGTGATATTCAGAATGTACTTAAAGTGGCAGTAGATGGTAATGTAATACGACAAGTGTTGGAGAATAATCAAGCCAATCTTGCATCCAAAGAACAAGAAACAATCAATGCTTCACCCATACAACAAAGTGGCCATTCTGTTATTTCAGCCATCAGTCTTCCTTTGGTTGATCAAGATGGAACAACCAAAATTATCATCAACTATAGTCTTGAGCAGCCTAGCCAACTTCAAGTTGttcctcaaaatttaaaaaaagaaaatccagttgCTACAAACAGTTGTAAAAGTGAAAAGCTACCAGAAGATCTTACTGTTAAGTCTGAGAAGGACAAAAGCTTTGAAGCGGGGGTGAATGATAGCACTTGTCTTCTGTGTGATGATTGTCCAGGAGATATTAATGCACTTCCAGAATTAAAGCACTATGACCTAAAGCAGCCTACTCAGCCTCCTCCACTCCCTGCAGCAGAAGCTGAGAAACCTGAGTCCTCTGTTTCATCAGCTACTGGAGATGGCAATTTGTCTCCCAGTCAGCCACCTTTAAAGAACCTCTTGTCTCTCCTAAAAGCATATTATGCTTTGAATGCACAACCAAGTGCAGAAGAGCTCTCAAAAATTGCTGATTCAGTAAACCTACCACTGGATGTAGTAAAAAAGTGGTTTGAAAAGATGCAAGCTGGACAGATTTCAGTGCAGTCTTCTGAACCATCTTCTCCTGAACCAGGCAAAGTAAATATCCCTGCCAAGAACAATGATCAGCCTCAATCTGCAAATGCAAATGAACCCCAGGACAGCACAGTAAACCTACAAAGTCCTTTGAAGATGACTAACTCCCCAGTTTTACCAGTGGGATCAACCACCAATGGTTCCAGAAGTAGTACACCATCCCCATCACCTCTAAACCTTTCCTCATCCAGAAATACACAGGGTTACTTGTACACAGCTGAGGGTGCACAAGAAGAGCCACAAGTAGAACCTCTTGATCTTTCACTACCAAAGCAACAGGGAGAATTATTAGAAAGGTCAACTATCACTAGTGTTTACCAGAACAGTGTTTATTCTGTCCAGGAAGAACCCTTGAACTTGTCTTGCGCAAAAAAGGAGCCACAAAAGGACAGTTGTGTTACAGACTCAGAACCAGTTGTAAATGTAATCCCACCAAGTGCCAACCCCATAAATATCGCTATACCTACAGTCACTGCCCAGTTACCCACAATCGTGGCCATTGCTGACCAGAACAGTGTTCCATGCTTACGAGCACTAGCTGCCAATAAGCAAACGATTCTGATTCCCCAGGTGGCATACACATACTCAACTACAGTCAGCCCTGCAGTCCAAGAACCACCCTTGAAAGTGATCCAGCCAAATGGAAATCAG GATGAAAGACAAGATACTAGCTCAGAAGGAGTATCAAATGTAGAGGATCAGAATGACTCTGATTCTACACCACCCAAAAAGAAAATGCGGAAGACAGAAAATGGAATGTATGCTTGTGACTTGTGTGATAAGATATTCCAAAAGAGTAGTTCGTTATTGAGACATAAATATGAACACACAG GTAAAAGACCTCATGAGTGTGGAATCTGTAAAAAGGCATTTAAACACAAACATCATTTGATTGAACACATGCGATTACATTCTGGAGAAAAGCCCTATCAATGTGACAAATGTGGAAAGCGCTTCTCACACTCTGGGTCTTATTCTCAACACATGAATCATCGCTACTCCTACTGTAAGAGAGAAGCGGAAGAACGTGACAGCACAGAGCAGGAAGAGGCAGGGCCTGAAATCCTCTCGAATGAGCATGTGGGTGCCAGGGCATCTCCCTCACAGGGCGACTCGGACGAGAGAGAGAGTTTGACAAGGGAAGACGATGAAGACagtgaaaaagaggaagaggaggaggataaagagatggaagaattgcaggaagaaaaagaatgtgaaaaacCACAaggggatgaggaagaggaggaggaggaagaagaagtgGAAGAAGAAGAGGTAGAAGATGCAGAGAATGAGGGAGAAGCAGCAAAACCTGAAGGTCTGATGAAGGATGACAGGGCTGAAAGTCAAGCAAGCAGCTTAGGACAAAAAGTAAGCGAGAGTAGTGAGCAAGTATCtgaagaaaagacaaatgaagCCTAA